In Megalopta genalis isolate 19385.01 chromosome 7, iyMegGena1_principal, whole genome shotgun sequence, a single window of DNA contains:
- the LOC117221675 gene encoding uncharacterized protein LOC117221675 isoform X4, which yields MDATIERECSALGGLFQQIITDMKNGAPLWEDLISKATKLHSCLRAAILAVSAYLETFQKIADAATNARGATKEIGTALTRICLRHKAVETRMKSFTSAIMDCLVLPLQEKLEDWKKSLINLDKEHAKEYKKARAELKKRSTDTLRLQKKKARKGQHLHGQGQPQSHGTLTGDVEFNRMLESSAAVVQEKRLSLEETERRAVRAALLEERGRFCLLSRFLKPVLDEEIAMLMELTHLQEVSDQLQRHAASPHHLPPASEQVITDIKGCDVAQWSLATPPSSPSLSLGSRKSSMCSISSLTSSSSGSCKSHPSPSGHPWHRSLSQSVGVRPSSISGMMTLRHLANGSSRDSGFTSQDTLYTQPISEHQVSNVSSQNNQNTGCTTSRPVTTATWPDLQETSVQFDRQNQNSVNERPHTISSAYEKGHQRPALSVYTFQAPDNSGCCHSQPASPVSSSSSCSSSNQQASRVQLRRNNGSNRPPIPNRCSSLERPTVPVKNEPPGSPRGKPKLPLPAHLAKELVTHQLQQPMYVNMHELANLAATRAQEMQLPLPPPPASLTASGTEKNQNENAWNVPGAASTLTVRRGSVQQASKPPPPTRRTSTIITATFSTPVTGSNDERTDNPCDEAENLPPPPAFLLEGSSPTASPTPQRSVSVSETVRTLTELRHTPASPSLLRKATGQTQSHNNQSSTLQHNAVLQVTRSSVERSCAAIRSTSQERGSTATQMTTINAGVNIQGQGPGGVGQSFMAVLSAKLINSTTGNNAAGSNNTSNSPKSSRKHSIEQQITKTTKSSSGFLETLNAKLAQQQQNIQGNISSKSASVRRIMGNRVPIMDPLQVRDSLMDQIRRGTSLRKTSGLINDRSAPKIY from the exons ATGGATGCAACAATTGAGAGAGAGTGCAGTGCTTTGGGTGGCCTCTTTCAACAGATTATCACTGACATGAAG AATGGTGCACCATTATGggaagatttaatttcaaaagCAACAAAATTACATTCATGCTTGAG GGCTGCTATTTTAGCTGTTTCTGCATATCTTGAAACTTTTCAAAAAATTGCTGATGCTGCAACTAATGCAAGAG GTGCAACGAAAGAAATTGGAACTGCTTTAACTAGAATATGTCTTAGACATAAAGCTGTGGAGACACGTATGAAATCCTTTACCAG TGCTATTATGGATTGCTTGGTGTTGCCTCTTCAAGAAAAATTAGAAGACTGGAAAAAGTCTTTAATAAATTTAGATAAGGAACATGCCAAAG AATATAAAAAAGCAAGAGCAGAATTGAAAAAGCGCTCTACAGACACATTACGATTACAAAAGAAAAAGGCGCGCAAAGGACAACATTTGCACGGGCAAGGGCAACCGCAAAGTCATGGTACTTTGACTGGTGATGTTGAGTTCAACCGAATGCTAGAATCATCTGCTGCAGTTGTCCAAGAAAAACGCCTAAGTTTAGAAGAAACAGAAAGAAGAGCCGTTCGCGCGGCTTTGCTCGAGGAAAGAGGCAGATTTTGTCTTCTCTCAAGATTCCTGAAACCAGTACTC GACGAGGAAATTGCTATGCTAATGGAACTGACACATCTTCAAGAAGTCTCCGATCAGTTGCAACGACATGCTGCCTCTCCGCATCATCTACCACCTGCATCGGAACAAGTGATAACAGATATAAAAGGTTGCGACGTTGCACAATGGTCGCTAGCTACGCCTCCTTCCAGTCCTTCTTTGTCTCTTGGATCAAGAAAAAGTTCAATGTGTTCAATCAGTTCTCTGACTAGCAGTAGCAGCGGTTCTTGTAAAAGTCATCCGAGCCCATCTGGACATCCTTGGCATAGATCGCTCTCTCAG TCTGTCGGTGTCAGGCCCTCCAGCATCAGTGGTATGATGACGCTGCGCCACTTGGCAAACGGTAGTTCCCGTGACTCTGGCTTCACTTCACAGGATACATTATATACACAACCAATTTCCGAGCATCAG GTATCAAATGTGTCTtctcaaaataatcaaaatactGGTTGTACAACATCAAGACCTGTAACCACTGCTACTTGGCCTGACTTGCAGGAAACATCAGTTCAGTTCGACAGACAAAATCAGAACTCGGTTAATGAACGGCCGCATACAATTTCTTCCG CTTATGAAAAAGGACATCAGAGACCAGCTCTCAGCGTTTATACATTCCAAGCTCCAGACAATAGTGGCTGTTGCCATAGTCAACCAGCTTCTCCagtttcttcttcctcttcatGTTCTTCCTCGAATCAACAAGCATCTAGAGTACAATTGCGTAGAAATAATGGTAGTAATCGTCCTCCTATACCAAACAGATGTTCTAGTTTAGAGCGGCCAACAGTTCCAGTAAAGAATGAGCCTCCCGGAAGTCCCCGGGGCAAACCTAAATTACCGCTTCCAGCTCATTTAGCAAAAG AATTAGTAACTCATCAGCTTCAACAACCAATGTACGTGAACATGCACGAATTAGCAAATCTAGCAGCAACTCGTGCTCAAGAGATGCAACTGCCTCTGCCTCCACCTCCTGCGTCGCTAACTGCATCTGGAACAGAGAAG AATCAAAATGAGAATGCTTGGAACGTACCTGGTGCTGCCTCTACTTTAACGGTTCGCAGAGGATCGGTGCAGCAAGCAAGTAAACCTCCTCCTCCTACGAGACGTACGTCCACTATCATAACTGCCACGTTTAGTACTCCTGTAACGGGTTCCAACGACGAACGTACTGATAATCCTTGCGACGAGGCTGAAAATCTTCCACCACCGCCGGCGTTCTTGTTGGAGGGTTCTTCACCCACAGCCAGCCCTACTCCTCAGCG GTCGGTCTCAGTGTCAGAAACCGTAAGGACCCTTACAGAGTTGCGTCACACTCCTGCTAGTCCCTCCCTTCTACGGAAGGCTACAGGTCAGACACAATCGCATAACAATCAATCCAGCACGTTACAACATAATGCTGTGTTACAAGTTACTCGATCTTCTGTTGAACGTTCGTGTGCAGCGATTCGCTCGACTTCTCAAGAACGTGGCTCGACTGCTACACAAATGACTACGATCAACGCAGGTGTAAATATTCAAGGACAAGGGCCAGGAGGAGTAGGTCAAAGCTTCATGGCAGTGCTCAGTGCCAAGCTTATCAACAGTACGACAGGTAACAATGCTGCAGGTAGTAACAATACTAGTAACAGTCCTAAGTCTTCGAGGAAGCACTCTATTGAGCAGCAGATAACGAAAACTACGAAATCGTCGAGCGGCTTTCTCGAGACTTTGAACGCTAAGCTGGCGCAGCAGCAACAGAACATACAGGGGAATATATCGAGTAAATCGGCAAGTGTAAGACGTATTATGGGTAATCGCGTACCTATCATGGATCCATTGCAAGTTAGGGACTCATTGATGGATCAGATACGAAGGGGGACCTCTTTGAGGAAAACCAGCGGTCTCATTAATGATCGTTCGGCACCTAAAATCTATTGA
- the LOC117221675 gene encoding uncharacterized protein LOC117221675 isoform X2, with product MDATIERECSALGGLFQQIITDMKNGAPLWEDLISKATKLHSCLRAAILAVSAYLETFQKIADAATNARGATKEIGTALTRICLRHKAVETRMKSFTSAIMDCLVLPLQEKLEDWKKSLINLDKEHAKEYKKARAELKKRSTDTLRLQKKKARKGQHLHGQGQPQSHGTLTGDVEFNRMLESSAAVVQEKRLSLEETERRAVRAALLEERGRFCLLSRFLKPVLDEEIAMLMELTHLQEVSDQLQRHAASPHHLPPASEQVITDIKGCDVAQWSLATPPSSPSLSLGSRKSSMCSISSLTSSSSGSCKSHPSPSGHPWHRSLSQSVGVRPSSISGMMTLRHLANGSSRDSGFTSQDTLYTQPISEHQETSVQFDRQNQNSVNERPHTISSAYEKGHQRPALSVYTFQAPDNSGCCHSQPASPVSSSSSCSSSNQQASRVQLRRNNGSNRPPIPNRCSSLERPTVPVKNEPPGSPRGKPKLPLPAHLAKELVTHQLQQPMYVNMHELANLAATRAQEMQLPLPPPPASLTASGTEKTEVTEKDGGSQTSESSAESSSGYGSQTTIPHSHSLQNQNENAWNVPGAASTLTVRRGSVQQASKPPPPTRRTSTIITATFSTPVTGSNDERTDNPCDEAENLPPPPAFLLEGSSPTASPTPQRSVSVSETVRTLTELRHTPASPSLLRKATGQTQSHNNQSSTLQHNAVLQVTRSSVERSCAAIRSTSQERGSTATQMTTINAGVNIQGQGPGGVGQSFMAVLSAKLINSTTGNNAAGSNNTSNSPKSSRKHSIEQQITKTTKSSSGFLETLNAKLAQQQQNIQGNISSKSASVRRIMGNRVPIMDPLQVRDSLMDQIRRGTSLRKTSGLINDRSAPKIY from the exons ATGGATGCAACAATTGAGAGAGAGTGCAGTGCTTTGGGTGGCCTCTTTCAACAGATTATCACTGACATGAAG AATGGTGCACCATTATGggaagatttaatttcaaaagCAACAAAATTACATTCATGCTTGAG GGCTGCTATTTTAGCTGTTTCTGCATATCTTGAAACTTTTCAAAAAATTGCTGATGCTGCAACTAATGCAAGAG GTGCAACGAAAGAAATTGGAACTGCTTTAACTAGAATATGTCTTAGACATAAAGCTGTGGAGACACGTATGAAATCCTTTACCAG TGCTATTATGGATTGCTTGGTGTTGCCTCTTCAAGAAAAATTAGAAGACTGGAAAAAGTCTTTAATAAATTTAGATAAGGAACATGCCAAAG AATATAAAAAAGCAAGAGCAGAATTGAAAAAGCGCTCTACAGACACATTACGATTACAAAAGAAAAAGGCGCGCAAAGGACAACATTTGCACGGGCAAGGGCAACCGCAAAGTCATGGTACTTTGACTGGTGATGTTGAGTTCAACCGAATGCTAGAATCATCTGCTGCAGTTGTCCAAGAAAAACGCCTAAGTTTAGAAGAAACAGAAAGAAGAGCCGTTCGCGCGGCTTTGCTCGAGGAAAGAGGCAGATTTTGTCTTCTCTCAAGATTCCTGAAACCAGTACTC GACGAGGAAATTGCTATGCTAATGGAACTGACACATCTTCAAGAAGTCTCCGATCAGTTGCAACGACATGCTGCCTCTCCGCATCATCTACCACCTGCATCGGAACAAGTGATAACAGATATAAAAGGTTGCGACGTTGCACAATGGTCGCTAGCTACGCCTCCTTCCAGTCCTTCTTTGTCTCTTGGATCAAGAAAAAGTTCAATGTGTTCAATCAGTTCTCTGACTAGCAGTAGCAGCGGTTCTTGTAAAAGTCATCCGAGCCCATCTGGACATCCTTGGCATAGATCGCTCTCTCAG TCTGTCGGTGTCAGGCCCTCCAGCATCAGTGGTATGATGACGCTGCGCCACTTGGCAAACGGTAGTTCCCGTGACTCTGGCTTCACTTCACAGGATACATTATATACACAACCAATTTCCGAGCATCAG GAAACATCAGTTCAGTTCGACAGACAAAATCAGAACTCGGTTAATGAACGGCCGCATACAATTTCTTCCG CTTATGAAAAAGGACATCAGAGACCAGCTCTCAGCGTTTATACATTCCAAGCTCCAGACAATAGTGGCTGTTGCCATAGTCAACCAGCTTCTCCagtttcttcttcctcttcatGTTCTTCCTCGAATCAACAAGCATCTAGAGTACAATTGCGTAGAAATAATGGTAGTAATCGTCCTCCTATACCAAACAGATGTTCTAGTTTAGAGCGGCCAACAGTTCCAGTAAAGAATGAGCCTCCCGGAAGTCCCCGGGGCAAACCTAAATTACCGCTTCCAGCTCATTTAGCAAAAG AATTAGTAACTCATCAGCTTCAACAACCAATGTACGTGAACATGCACGAATTAGCAAATCTAGCAGCAACTCGTGCTCAAGAGATGCAACTGCCTCTGCCTCCACCTCCTGCGTCGCTAACTGCATCTGGAACAGAGAAG ACTGAAGTTACGGAAAAAGATGGTGGAAGTCAAACGTCAGAATCTAGTGCGGAATCTAGTAGTGGCTATGGTAGTCAGACTACTATACCGCATTCTCATTCACTTCAGAATCAAAATGAGAATGCTTGGAACGTACCTGGTGCTGCCTCTACTTTAACGGTTCGCAGAGGATCGGTGCAGCAAGCAAGTAAACCTCCTCCTCCTACGAGACGTACGTCCACTATCATAACTGCCACGTTTAGTACTCCTGTAACGGGTTCCAACGACGAACGTACTGATAATCCTTGCGACGAGGCTGAAAATCTTCCACCACCGCCGGCGTTCTTGTTGGAGGGTTCTTCACCCACAGCCAGCCCTACTCCTCAGCG GTCGGTCTCAGTGTCAGAAACCGTAAGGACCCTTACAGAGTTGCGTCACACTCCTGCTAGTCCCTCCCTTCTACGGAAGGCTACAGGTCAGACACAATCGCATAACAATCAATCCAGCACGTTACAACATAATGCTGTGTTACAAGTTACTCGATCTTCTGTTGAACGTTCGTGTGCAGCGATTCGCTCGACTTCTCAAGAACGTGGCTCGACTGCTACACAAATGACTACGATCAACGCAGGTGTAAATATTCAAGGACAAGGGCCAGGAGGAGTAGGTCAAAGCTTCATGGCAGTGCTCAGTGCCAAGCTTATCAACAGTACGACAGGTAACAATGCTGCAGGTAGTAACAATACTAGTAACAGTCCTAAGTCTTCGAGGAAGCACTCTATTGAGCAGCAGATAACGAAAACTACGAAATCGTCGAGCGGCTTTCTCGAGACTTTGAACGCTAAGCTGGCGCAGCAGCAACAGAACATACAGGGGAATATATCGAGTAAATCGGCAAGTGTAAGACGTATTATGGGTAATCGCGTACCTATCATGGATCCATTGCAAGTTAGGGACTCATTGATGGATCAGATACGAAGGGGGACCTCTTTGAGGAAAACCAGCGGTCTCATTAATGATCGTTCGGCACCTAAAATCTATTGA